A single region of the Actinoplanes sp. SE50/110 genome encodes:
- a CDS encoding PPOX class F420-dependent oxidoreductase: MARTIATNDRVSREELVAFLRPRHHAILMTVRRDGRPQSSPNTCGVDEQGRIVISSYPERAKVANLRRDPRVSVCVLSDEWNGPWVQVDGTAEVIDLPDAVEPLVEYFRCISGEHPNWDEYRQAMRDQGKCLIRITVDGWGPIATGGFPARLADN, from the coding sequence ATGGCCCGCACGATCGCGACGAACGACCGGGTCAGTCGGGAGGAGCTGGTCGCGTTCCTGCGGCCGCGGCACCACGCGATCCTGATGACGGTCCGCAGGGACGGCCGTCCGCAGTCCTCGCCGAACACGTGCGGCGTCGACGAGCAGGGCCGGATCGTCATCTCCAGCTATCCGGAGCGGGCCAAGGTGGCCAACCTGCGCCGGGACCCGCGGGTCTCCGTCTGCGTGCTCTCCGACGAGTGGAACGGGCCGTGGGTCCAGGTCGACGGGACCGCCGAGGTGATCGACCTGCCCGACGCGGTGGAGCCGCTGGTGGAGTATTTCCGCTGCATCTCCGGCGAGCACCCGAACTGGGACGAGTATCGCCAGGCCATGCGTGACCAGGGCAAATGCCTGATCCGTATCACCGTGGACGGGTGGGGCCCGATCGCCACCGGCGGCTTCCCCGCCCGCCTCGCCGACAACT